AAGACAAGGTGATTAAGAGAAAGCTGGAAAAATTGTGTGAAAATACGTAAAAtcgttgaataattatttttagccAAGTCGACACCAACGGTGGAAATCTATAGACCACCAGCGGCCAGGAGGGCCAAAAATGGACTTCAATCAAACGTGGACCAAGTTCAAGCACATCCTACCGATTCACCGTCTTTAAAGTAATTTTGCATGTTTGCAGAAACGTAGTTGGAACCTCTAGTCCAGAATAGAATTTCTAGTTAAAAACCATATTCacaattttacattaataaggTTATAATTTTGAACAGAACAATTCGCAAGAGAAGACCAGATCGCGCGGTTTACGTCCCAAGGCATCGTAGAAGTTCAGAAACGGAAGGAAGCCCCCAATCCGTGGAAGCCGTTCGTGTAAATCGCACGGTTAAGAACGGTTTGCCTTCATCCTCCCTGTCTCATGAACAATCAAAAGTAAGCCTAAGTCTGAAGGAAGTAGATTCCGATGTCCAACAAAGTGCAGAGTGTACGGAGAAGGGATCAAACGTGTGTTCTGAAAAAACTCAATCTAACTTGGAACACGAAGATAGTCAGTGTCTTCAGGAAGAATCGAAGGATACGGTATCTATCGCTGCGTCTGAAGAATCTAACGTCGAAGAGAAAAGTGAACAATCGGGTAACTTAACGGATAATGTGCCAAACGAGACAAATAATTTTAGTACCGACAATGTAAAGTGCGAAACGATAGATACAGTTCAGTCGCAAACAGTCGAGGAACAAGATGTACCTAGTAATCCTAGTGAAAATAAAAGTAGTTTAGATTCAGTTGAAACGTGTATATATACCGAAGAGATTAATATTAACGAGGAAGTACATCGATCTGATGAATACAAAGATAATATTACCGCGAATAATGCGACttcgaataataatatgaaaaacaTAAAACATTTAAACAAAGATGAGATAACGAATAAGAAGAATGCACAAATGTCACCACGTACTATGGTTTCGGACGTGCTAATCATTTCAAACGCTGCGCAAAAAGAACCGCCAATTGTTAAAAAGACTACTCCTGTTCCTAATATACCACCggaaaaaaaagtgaaaaaagtTGTGAGACATAAGAGTAAACCAGCACCACCGCCATCTCCGCCCATTAAAAAGATTAACAGGGACGAATGTGACTGGGATAGCTTATTTGACGACAATGGTGACTGCTTGGATCCGACGCTCATAGAAGAGGCAAGCGTTTAGAAGATCATTATTTTATACTGTAACACGTCAAATTAGTGTAACGTTTAATATTGATGCATCGTTTTTAGTTGACCTCTGCAGTTGGCGATGTGATGATCGAACAACCCAAGAACGATTACAAGGCGTACACCAAACACATCGAAGTTTCTAGTGACGAATTTGCTCACGTTgttgaaatatataatttccCATCAGAATTTAAGACGAGCGATTTAGCCGCTGTCTTTAGTCCCTTTAAGAATGGGGGTTTCGAACTGAAATGGGTGGATGATACCCATTGCTTGGGAATATTTAGTAGTCCTCTTGTTGGTAATTAGAAATGAATTGATTTTGTACTAACTGTTGCCACGAATAGATACTTAcgcttatttacttatttagcTGCCGAGGTATTGGCATCTGACCATCCATTCGTTAAAACGAGACCGCTCAGCGAGGCCACTGCCTTGAGTAGAACAAAAGCGAAAAGAAGCGCAGAATTCTTACAACCTTACAGAAGTCGTCCAGAAACATGCGCTGCGTTAGCTAGACGTTTAGTTACAGGTGCTTTAGGAGTGAAACTAGCCACTGCTAGGCAAGAACGCGAACGTGAAAAAAATATATTGCGGGAAGCGAAaggtaaatattatttaatgtgCACTCGGGTGCAACTTAGGTTTCCCTTCGCAAAGAGAAAGTGTATTCTCCGCATAGTAGAGTTTTCCCTAATCTGGAAAAGCGTATGTTGCACTCAAATGTAGATGTAAATGtacgtataataatattttttgtgaattttgcagAGAAACGTAGGTTAGCCAATAAACAACGAGAAGATGCCTGGGAAGGTATAATTCCCGAGAAGTAGCATCGTTTGTTGGTAATGTGATACTTGAATATTACTTACATATGTAAGTGTTTCAAGACATTTACATGCATTTTGTGTCTTGCTCATCTATTCTCATCATTGACGAATTCGTTTTGTCGAACTGATATGGCGATTGGTTTTGGGAACACGGGATAACTAGCCGATAGATGAGTGTGACATGACGAAACACCGGGTAACGGATGTGTATTCGCTTTGAACTGGAACATGAGTTTCCAACGCTTGTTTATTttctacatatatatatatatgcatatcaTAATGTTCAGACCAGTTAAAAAACGAACGTGCCtgttgcattattttttaatgaaagggTATTAAGTATTTTAAGTAAAACACTGTAGAGCGGGGCAATTTTTACAGCCCTAAATATTAGGAAGCTATGAAACGTAGAAATGTTTTATGATACATGGTTATTCTTACCTCGACAGTTGCCTCtgttagaaatttatatatgaCGATAAAACAATGCTGTGTTGTGCAATGATAATACGAGACAATAAGTTAGAATAGTAGAAAATGAAGATATATTCCTTTACACACGAATGCATCAAGTGTGCGTGCACATACATCGATTTGCAAGCAGTGATATGTAA
The nucleotide sequence above comes from Megachile rotundata isolate GNS110a chromosome 13, iyMegRotu1, whole genome shotgun sequence. Encoded proteins:
- the LOC100884051 gene encoding uncharacterized protein LOC100884051 isoform X1, with amino-acid sequence MSLQDSLFSEDVEHDVTLFSRDKRRKRVLIFPPVNNYRRYIIHQLVQDRFIDLYTFSIGQGSARRIVVCYKSDVIRDPKLNGVQHKSSCATKDSDKLLDMDVEGRRSPSASPERVRVQRQAKSTPTVEIYRPPAARRAKNGLQSNVDQVQAHPTDSPSLKTIRKRRPDRAVYVPRHRRSSETEGSPQSVEAVRVNRTVKNGLPSSSLSHEQSKVSLSLKEVDSDVQQSAECTEKGSNVCSEKTQSNLEHEDSQCLQEESKDTVSIAASEESNVEEKSEQSGNLTDNVPNETNNFSTDNVKCETIDTVQSQTVEEQDVPSNPSENKSSLDSVETCIYTEEININEEVHRSDEYKDNITANNATSNNNMKNIKHLNKDEITNKKNAQMSPRTMVSDVLIISNAAQKEPPIVKKTTPVPNIPPEKKVKKVVRHKSKPAPPPSPPIKKINRDECDWDSLFDDNGDCLDPTLIEELTSAVGDVMIEQPKNDYKAYTKHIEVSSDEFAHVVEIYNFPSEFKTSDLAAVFSPFKNGGFELKWVDDTHCLGIFSSPLVAAEVLASDHPFVKTRPLSEATALSRTKAKRSAEFLQPYRSRPETCAALARRLVTGALGVKLATARQEREREKNILREAKEKRRLANKQREDAWEGIIPEK
- the LOC100884051 gene encoding uncharacterized protein LOC100884051 isoform X2; amino-acid sequence: MSLQDSLFSEDVEHDVTLFSRDKRRKRDPKLNGVQHKSSCATKDSDKLLDMDVEGRRSPSASPERVRVQRQAKSTPTVEIYRPPAARRAKNGLQSNVDQVQAHPTDSPSLKTIRKRRPDRAVYVPRHRRSSETEGSPQSVEAVRVNRTVKNGLPSSSLSHEQSKVSLSLKEVDSDVQQSAECTEKGSNVCSEKTQSNLEHEDSQCLQEESKDTVSIAASEESNVEEKSEQSGNLTDNVPNETNNFSTDNVKCETIDTVQSQTVEEQDVPSNPSENKSSLDSVETCIYTEEININEEVHRSDEYKDNITANNATSNNNMKNIKHLNKDEITNKKNAQMSPRTMVSDVLIISNAAQKEPPIVKKTTPVPNIPPEKKVKKVVRHKSKPAPPPSPPIKKINRDECDWDSLFDDNGDCLDPTLIEELTSAVGDVMIEQPKNDYKAYTKHIEVSSDEFAHVVEIYNFPSEFKTSDLAAVFSPFKNGGFELKWVDDTHCLGIFSSPLVAAEVLASDHPFVKTRPLSEATALSRTKAKRSAEFLQPYRSRPETCAALARRLVTGALGVKLATARQEREREKNILREAKEKRRLANKQREDAWEGIIPEK
- the LOC100884051 gene encoding uncharacterized protein LOC100884051 isoform X3, coding for MDVEGRRSPSASPERVRVQRQAKSTPTVEIYRPPAARRAKNGLQSNVDQVQAHPTDSPSLKTIRKRRPDRAVYVPRHRRSSETEGSPQSVEAVRVNRTVKNGLPSSSLSHEQSKVSLSLKEVDSDVQQSAECTEKGSNVCSEKTQSNLEHEDSQCLQEESKDTVSIAASEESNVEEKSEQSGNLTDNVPNETNNFSTDNVKCETIDTVQSQTVEEQDVPSNPSENKSSLDSVETCIYTEEININEEVHRSDEYKDNITANNATSNNNMKNIKHLNKDEITNKKNAQMSPRTMVSDVLIISNAAQKEPPIVKKTTPVPNIPPEKKVKKVVRHKSKPAPPPSPPIKKINRDECDWDSLFDDNGDCLDPTLIEELTSAVGDVMIEQPKNDYKAYTKHIEVSSDEFAHVVEIYNFPSEFKTSDLAAVFSPFKNGGFELKWVDDTHCLGIFSSPLVAAEVLASDHPFVKTRPLSEATALSRTKAKRSAEFLQPYRSRPETCAALARRLVTGALGVKLATARQEREREKNILREAKEKRRLANKQREDAWEGIIPEK